In the Flavobacterium sp. 90 genome, TTCGGAAGAATCCTGTCTAAAGTCATACGGTTTAATAATCCGGAAACTCCAACAAATGAGGTTAATACGGCTCCGCATAAAACTAAAACTGCATCTATAGAAATTAACCAGGCGAGCCAGGATCCTCCGGTTGTTTGTCCTAAATGTGCTAAAAGTGATTCTTTATTAGCGCCCACTTCGGTTAGCGGAATTACACTAATTAATAAAATGGCAATTACAGGATTGAAGAAACTAACGATCGCCCACATATTTCGTAACGTTTTTGAAAAAACTCCGTGTTCTTGTTCTTCGACAAAATTGGCTGAGCTTTCGAAACCTGAAATCCCAAGCATGGCAGCAGAAAATCCCAGAAAAAGTGCCGTTTTTATATTTCCGTAGGCAATTGGAGTTTCCCAGTTGATATGAAATGTGTCTAATCCATTATTTAAAATAAACCATAAAGAAGCTAAAACGAGTAGGGATAAAGTTGCAATATGAGTAACGAATATAATCACGGCAACAAACGCAGATTCTCCGATTCCTAAAATAGCAAGTCCGGTAAATAAGACCAGAACAACAACGGTTGCAATAGTAACATTTAAACTTTCAAAAATTCCGTGCAAATAATGCATTCCTTCTGAAGCCGAAATTACAGCGGTTGCCATGTATGACAAAACAGTTAATGTAGCTGCCAAAGAAGCTAATCGTTTGGTTGAAGTGTTTAATAAAACATTGTAGGCGCCACCATTTAAAGGGATTGCGCCAACGACTTCACCATAAATTCGTCTGAAAAGAAATAAAACTACAGCAACAATTAATAATGAAATCCAGGCATATTGACCGGCATATAGAATCGTTAACGCCGAAACATATAAACAGGAAGAGCTTATGTCGTTTCCGCAAATTGCCGTTGCTTGTAATTGATTTAATTTTTTGTGTACAATTTCTTTCATCGATATTCAGGATTAAAACACGATTAACACAATAAAAATAGTAACAGACAAACAAATTCTTAGAAAAGGCAGATAGATTGAATAGAAACTAAAAGTATATTTTAGCTAATGTGTATATTTAGAATATTCAATTTAAGAAAATTATTTGGATTCCTCAAACTTTCTAAGTGATGACAAGGCTTGTTGTTGAACTTTCTTTTGAAAAAAACCTGTCCAGCCTAATAAATATCCGGTTGGTCCAAAAGCTTGTTTTGACCATTTCCAAACATCAAAACTATCTGTATGCTTGATGATTAATCCGTCTTGAAACGAAAATTCTGCTGCAATTCTATTAACTACATTTCGGTTTGTTTTACTGAAATTGTAAGTTGCAACCCAATTTGCAGAACCAATAAATTCATCAGCTTTAACATTTGAAAATTCAATTTTTAAATTGCCTTTGCTTTTTATAAGCAGCATTTCCCACATTTTAGAAACTTGTTCTTCTTTTAATAAACCAAAAGCCGGATCTATAAAATGAACTTTTGGATGATAACATTCTGCCATCGTTTTAGCGTCGGCGTTTGCAAAAGCGGTGTAGAATTTTGTAATTAAAGCTTCGTTGGCGTTCATATGGAAAGAATTAGATTATAAATATAAGATTTAATTTATTAAATGTCTTATTGTAAAAGACTAATTTCTTTTGCAGTATCATATGATTTTTTTGATTTATCGTATGCTGTCGAAAAATAATTCATTTTATTGTATGCCGTAAAATATCCGGTTTGATTTCCAAAAGTAGTTGGACCACCTGCAATTATAAATCGAACTGCATAAATATCCGTTTTTTTAAGCTTCGCAAATTCGGCAGGAGTGAAGTAATAATACGCCGAAGTCTTTCCGTCAGAGCTTTCCTTTACATTTTTATCAACACAAGGAATTACATCGGCATTGGCCAAATCTACGTATAAACCTCCCGCAATTCTGGCTTTGTCATTGGCAGTTGCAACAGTGACTTTTAAAACTCCTCCTTTATCTGTTTTTGCAATCTGAACATTTGCTTCGCCGGTAAAGGCATATTTTTCACAAATGAAAGTATAATTTTGCGTTGCCGGAAAAGGTTTTGAATTATTTATAATCATCTTTTCCTGAGCATTTGCAAAACCAGAGATTAGCAATAATACAAATAGCGGTAGTCTTAAATTCATAGTTTTAGTTTATTGATCTGTTATTTTTGAATCAAATTTTTCATCCCAATCCATTGATTTTATTGCAGAAATTAGATTTTCTTCATTTACAAAAACACGTAACTCTTTGTTGGCTACTTTCTTGCTATATAAAGCATGATATCGATATATAACTTCTTGTTTTGTTTTGTAAACGCCATCTAATTTTAAGTCAATAAAACTTCCGTAATATTGTCTAAATCTCGTACAAGTTTTAGTCAATCGTTCCTCGGTCGTATTTTCCATAACCGTTTTGGTTACTTCAGTTTCATTAAAAGGTTTAAATTTTGATGTATTGCAAGTTTCCAAAACTCTTTTGCCCAATTCGTATGCTTTTTTCTGCTGATTTGCATTAATTTCGGCGCCGGAAACTTTCTTTACTTTTAAATCTTCTGTATCTCTCGTAATGGTTTTAGATTTACATCCAATTAATAACAACAAACATATAATCAATCCTGCTTTCTTCATAACTATTTAAGTAATTTTTAATAATAAGTTAGGGTCGGGACAGTTTTCTATATAAAAATTAAGGTCATTTGTATTGCAAACTCCGGGATAATCTCCCCAATATTCTTCAATATTTTTTATAATTTGAAAATGTACGTGAGGCGCATAATCTCCGTTAACGTCTGATTTTCCTAAAGTAGCAATTTTATCTCCCTTTTTAAATACAGTCCCAACACTAAGGTTTTCTATACTTTCTAACGATAAATGTCCGTATAAAGTATAAAAAACTTCATTTTCAATTTCATGTTCCAAAATAATCGTCGGGCCATAATCGCCTAAACCTTCATTATTTTTAAAACTATGAACTTTTCCGTCAAGCGGAGCCAAAACAGCAGTATTCGCTTTTGTCCACAAATCCAGACCAATATGAATGTTGCGTTCCGGTATAGAATCATTTTTGAAAATTGTACTTCTTTGATACAAAGTCCGTCCTTCGATATATCCGCCAAAAGCAACTTCTGCATTATTTTTTTCGAGATAATTAGAAATAAAAAGCTCAAATTCGGCTGCGTTTTCAGGCTTTGATTCCATTAATTCCTGATTCGTAACCGATAAATCCAAAGCTAGGTATTTTGAAAAATCGATACTTGAATCAATTACTTTAGTAGGTGGTAATGTTTTTAAGATAGAGGCAAGAGGTTTCATAAAATTTTAAATTTAGGCAACTTTTTCAATTATTATTAATTCATTATGTACTTCTATGCGGGGCAGCATTTTTGAAGTAAATAATTCAGGGTTAATTTCTGCAATATATTTTCTGTTTCGAACATTATGTGCTTCATCAAGAATCATGGTATTGAATAAAATAAAACCCTGATCTTTTAAAAGTGAACAAACACGATCACTAAAAAATTTCTCAAACAAAAAATTTGGCATATTAATGTCTTCAAAAATATCAATGATTATCAGATCGTACTTCTCTTTTGTTTTCAAAACAAACTCAAAAGCATCGTCAATAACAACATCAAGCTGTTTTATTTGATTAAGGTTGAAATATTCATTGGCAATCTGAATCATATCAGAATCGATTTCTACGCCAGTGATTTTACCTTTATATTCCACTTCGTCTACCAAAGTTTTTATAACACTTCCTCCGGCAACTCCAAGTAATAAAACATGATCCATTTCAAGAATTGTTTTATAACCAATATTTCTAAGTCCATACCTTAATATACGCTGTAGACTTCCATAAGAATAATTTGTGTTTTCAGAGTCTAAAACTAATTCTCCATTTGCCCAGGTAACCTCAATTATTTTACTTCTGGCAGATTTTTTTTTAAATATTTTAATTGGAATTAGATAACTGAATAATTTTTGAATCATTTTACGGGCTTTTACTCAAAATTACCACTTTAAATCTTTTATTTTGCATGAAAAAATAAATTTTAATGAAAAAACAATTCTATAAATTCATCTTTTTTAAGCTAATGGGCTGGAAAATAGTAGGAATAGAAAATGCTGAAGTTAAGAAATGTATCCTAATGGTGATGCCTCATACAAGTAATCATGATTTTTATTTGGGAATTTTCACTCGAGGAATCTCCGGACTGGAAATGAACTGGGTTGGAAAGAAGGAATTATTCAAATTTCCTTTCGGATATTATTTCAGAAGCGTGGGAGGAGAACCATTAGATCGATCCGGCGGACTGAACAAAGTTGACTCTATTGCTGCAATTTTTGAACGCAAAGAAGTTTTTAGATTGGCAGTTGCTCCGGAAGGAACTCGTAAAAAAGTAAAAGAAATTAGAAGCGGATTTTATTATATAGCGCTCAAAGCAAATGTGCCAATTGTTCCGGTTGCATTTGATTGGGGTAAAAAAGAAGTTAATTTAGGAAAACCATTTTTTCCGACTGGCGATTACGAAGCCGATCTTCAAGTCTTGAAAAAGCATTATGATGGAGTTATCGGTAAAATTCCTGAAAACGGATTTCAACTCTAAATTTTAAGTGTTTTTTCAATTGCGTGAGAATCCCTTAAATAAAAAATATTTTAAAAAATTTTCAAATACGCGATTTTTGTAAATCATGGGGCATATGCCTTAAATGTCCCATTTTTGTAAAAAATCACAATTTTATCAATTTCACCTTCTTCTGAAATTACATTTTGATTTTTTGCTTCCGTCGAATATCTAATCGGAGGTTTTTCTTCTTCCTTATAATTTATTTGCGAAAACAAATCGACTGCTCCAAAATTCTCATTTGGTGAAGTAGGGGAGTTTGTTTTTTCGGTTTCTAGAGTTTCATAGTTTTTTACTTTACTAACTTCCTCTTCGATTTTAGGGAAACTTCCTTTCCCATTCAGCAACCAATATAGATCTACATCAGGAAAAACTTCTAAAATTTTCATGACAAAATCTAAGCTAGGTTTGTTTCTTCCGGAAAGTAGGTGAGACATACTGGAACGCTGCACACCAATTCTATCAGCAAAAGCAGAAGCATTGATACTATAATAATCCAATATAATTTCCAGTCTTTTTACAAAATCATCGATGTTTACCATTGTAAATTATTATAATTAATTTCAGTGTTTACAAATGTAATTAAAAAGGATTGGATAACCTATTTTACAGTTGTAAATTCATTTTTAAAGGTATTTTAATTACAATTAATACTTTATATAGGCATATTTAATTGATTAATATTATGATAGTTATAATTATTTAATTAAAGCAATAACATTTGTTAACTACAATAGAATCAAGGATTCAATAAAAGGCGTTTTTCTTGTTTACATTTCTAAATTATCTTTATTTTTCACTGTTTACAATTGTAAAAATAAAGATGTTTACTTTTGTAAACTAATCAAAAGACAATGAATTTAGAAGAATTATTTGACCAATACAAAGAACAATCTATAGCAGGTCGTTACCTGACATTAGATCATATTAAGCCTCTACTAGAAAAATTAAACACTAATAATCAAGTCAAAATTATTGGCACTTCGGTTTTAGGAGAACCTATATATAGTTATGAAATTGGTACTGGAGAAACGCGTATTTATCTTTGGTCGCAAATGCATGGAAACGAAAGCACAACGACAAAAGCGCTTTTTGACTTTATTAATGTATTAAATAGCGGATCAGAATTTGCGGAGAAAATGCTCAAAACATTTACTTTCTATAGTATTCCAATACTAAATCCTGATGGTGCGAGACTTTATACACGTGAAAACGCCAACAAAATTGATTTAAATCGCGATTCTCAAAACCTGACACAGCCAGAAAGCAAGGTTTTGAGAGAAGTTTTCGAGACTTTCAAGCCAGATTACTGTTTTAACCTTCATGATCAACGAACTATTTTTGGCGCAGGTGAAACTGGAAAACCGGCAACAGTTTCCTTTTTAGCCCCTTCTTATAACGAAGAAAGAGAGATAAATGATAACAGATTAAAAGCCATAAATGTGATCGCAGGAATCAACGATGTACTACAAAAATACATTCCTGGACAGGTTGGACGTTTTGATGATTCATTCAATATCAACTGTATAGGAGATACTTTTCAGTTTTTGGGAGTACCAACAATCCTGTTTGAAGGTGGACATTTTCCTAATGATTACGATAGAGAAATCACCCGAAAGCTCCTATTTTTCTCACTTATTACGAGTTTTAAACTGATCGGCGAAAACGATTTAGTTGATAATAGAATTCATGATTATTTGAATATTTCACAAAATAAAGTGGTTTTTTATGATTTTATGTATAAAAATATCAAAATAAATTATGATGGTATCGAAATTATTACGAATTTTGTCGCACAATACAAAGAAGAATTGATTGAAAATAAGATTCATTTCAACGCTTACATAGTTGAAGTAGGTGAGTTGGAAAATTATTTTGGACATTTTGAATATGATGCAAAAGGAGCGGTTTATTCAGATGACTTTACAAATTTTCCGAAAATGAATCAAAAAGCAGATTTTTATTTAGATAAAAATGTTAAATTTGTTAACGGATTGATAAAAAGTTAATTTTTATGTGAATTTGTTGTTTTTTATATATATTTTTATACTTTGTAATAGCAATTAGTAATATTAATTAAAGAATTATGAGTAAATTTCGTTTAGATGAAGTAGATCAC is a window encoding:
- a CDS encoding helix-turn-helix transcriptional regulator, yielding MVNIDDFVKRLEIILDYYSINASAFADRIGVQRSSMSHLLSGRNKPSLDFVMKILEVFPDVDLYWLLNGKGSFPKIEEEVSKVKNYETLETEKTNSPTSPNENFGAVDLFSQINYKEEEKPPIRYSTEAKNQNVISEEGEIDKIVIFYKNGTFKAYAP
- a CDS encoding peptidoglycan DD-metalloendopeptidase family protein, with product MKPLASILKTLPPTKVIDSSIDFSKYLALDLSVTNQELMESKPENAAEFELFISNYLEKNNAEVAFGGYIEGRTLYQRSTIFKNDSIPERNIHIGLDLWTKANTAVLAPLDGKVHSFKNNEGLGDYGPTIILEHEIENEVFYTLYGHLSLESIENLSVGTVFKKGDKIATLGKSDVNGDYAPHVHFQIIKNIEEYWGDYPGVCNTNDLNFYIENCPDPNLLLKIT
- a CDS encoding fused MFS/spermidine synthase; this encodes MIQKLFSYLIPIKIFKKKSARSKIIEVTWANGELVLDSENTNYSYGSLQRILRYGLRNIGYKTILEMDHVLLLGVAGGSVIKTLVDEVEYKGKITGVEIDSDMIQIANEYFNLNQIKQLDVVIDDAFEFVLKTKEKYDLIIIDIFEDINMPNFLFEKFFSDRVCSLLKDQGFILFNTMILDEAHNVRNRKYIAEINPELFTSKMLPRIEVHNELIIIEKVA
- a CDS encoding 1-acyl-sn-glycerol-3-phosphate acyltransferase; this encodes MKKQFYKFIFFKLMGWKIVGIENAEVKKCILMVMPHTSNHDFYLGIFTRGISGLEMNWVGKKELFKFPFGYYFRSVGGEPLDRSGGLNKVDSIAAIFERKEVFRLAVAPEGTRKKVKEIRSGFYYIALKANVPIVPVAFDWGKKEVNLGKPFFPTGDYEADLQVLKKHYDGVIGKIPENGFQL
- a CDS encoding APC family permease; the protein is MKEIVHKKLNQLQATAICGNDISSSCLYVSALTILYAGQYAWISLLIVAVVLFLFRRIYGEVVGAIPLNGGAYNVLLNTSTKRLASLAATLTVLSYMATAVISASEGMHYLHGIFESLNVTIATVVVLVLFTGLAILGIGESAFVAVIIFVTHIATLSLLVLASLWFILNNGLDTFHINWETPIAYGNIKTALFLGFSAAMLGISGFESSANFVEEQEHGVFSKTLRNMWAIVSFFNPVIAILLISVIPLTEVGANKESLLAHLGQTTGGSWLAWLISIDAVLVLCGAVLTSFVGVSGLLNRMTLDRILPNYFLKKNKRGSHYRIVISFLVLCISVLFATNGHLESLAGVYTFSFLAVMALFGIGNLLLKFKRSKLPRPERARGIAVVIAVSFIIAAFIGNMRLNINAFYTFLKYMVPSLAFIGIMLNRVILIRLLIQALEYFYQPLRKLVIVSNRYLQKMSVEINSQEFVFFTKGDDIAILNKVLQYVENNETTKKLKIVHVKSDSTSNEALIKDLEVLDRAYDDIDIEYLEIQGVFGPDIIDELSQKWKIPKNFMFIGSPGNKFSYRVSDLGGVRLIM
- a CDS encoding nuclear transport factor 2 family protein, producing the protein MNANEALITKFYTAFANADAKTMAECYHPKVHFIDPAFGLLKEEQVSKMWEMLLIKSKGNLKIEFSNVKADEFIGSANWVATYNFSKTNRNVVNRIAAEFSFQDGLIIKHTDSFDVWKWSKQAFGPTGYLLGWTGFFQKKVQQQALSSLRKFEESK
- a CDS encoding M14 metallopeptidase family protein, giving the protein MNLEELFDQYKEQSIAGRYLTLDHIKPLLEKLNTNNQVKIIGTSVLGEPIYSYEIGTGETRIYLWSQMHGNESTTTKALFDFINVLNSGSEFAEKMLKTFTFYSIPILNPDGARLYTRENANKIDLNRDSQNLTQPESKVLREVFETFKPDYCFNLHDQRTIFGAGETGKPATVSFLAPSYNEEREINDNRLKAINVIAGINDVLQKYIPGQVGRFDDSFNINCIGDTFQFLGVPTILFEGGHFPNDYDREITRKLLFFSLITSFKLIGENDLVDNRIHDYLNISQNKVVFYDFMYKNIKINYDGIEIITNFVAQYKEELIENKIHFNAYIVEVGELENYFGHFEYDAKGAVYSDDFTNFPKMNQKADFYLDKNVKFVNGLIKS